The following proteins come from a genomic window of Hoplias malabaricus isolate fHopMal1 chromosome 15, fHopMal1.hap1, whole genome shotgun sequence:
- the ptpra gene encoding receptor-type tyrosine-protein phosphatase alpha, which produces MDLCPLLLFLAGALVALNLAQTTESSTSKPPDAPGHGATTPSAISTKANLDNVTNTDSTIFYLTSTLAPSTVSEPTSTTSAPVENTPTSESEVQGNNVTSTATPTSGTTTPTAVSTETIFEPLSTQSTDSITTTGGNTVDGGNGVGEDDTAVIAVMVALSSLLVIVFIIIVLYMLRFKKYKQAGSHSNSFRLTNGRTDDTELQSVPLLARSPSTNRKYPPLPVDKLEEEMNRRMADDNKLFREEFNALPVCPIQASCDAASKEENKEKNRYVNILPYDHSRVHLSSLEGVPDSDYINASYINGYQEKNKFIAAQGPKEETVNDFWRMIWEQNTATIVMVTNLKERKECKCAQYWPDQGCWTYGNIRVSVEDVMVLVDYTIRKFCIQQVGDVSGKKPQRLVTQFHFTSWPDFGVPFTPIGMLKFLKKVKTCNPQYAGPIVVHCSAGVGRTGTFIVIDAMLDMMGAERKVDVFGFVTRIRAQRCQMVQTDMQYVFIFQALLEHYLYGDTELEVTSLESHLAKLYAPLPGAGCGGLEAEFKKLTSIKIQNDKMRTGNLPANMKKNRVLQIIPYEFNRVIIPVKRGEENTDYINASFIDGYRQKDSYMACQGPLQHTIEDFWRMIWEWRSCSIVMLTELEERGQEKCAQYWSSDGVMVCGDMSIELKREEECESYTVRDLFVTNNRENKTRAVRQFHFHGWPEVGIPTDGKGMINIIAAVQKQQQQSGNHPITVHCSAGAGRTGTFCALSTVLERVKAEGILDVFQTVKSLRLQRPHMVQTLEQYEFCYKVVQEYIDAFSDYANFK; this is translated from the exons ATGGATTTGTGTCCCCTGCTCCTGTTTTTGGCTGGGGCCTTGGTGGCCCTTAACTTGGCCCAAACAACCGAATCCTCAA CCTCCAAACCCCCAGATGCACCCGGACATGGCGCCACTACACCCTCTGCTATCTCCACCAAAGCAAACTTGGACAATGTGACCAATACAGACTCCACAATATTCTACCTCACTTCAACTCTGGCTCCATCTACAGTTTCAGAGCCCACGTCTACTACGTCTGCACCAGTAGAGAACACCCCCACCAGCGAGAGCGAGGTTCAGGGTAATAATGTCACTTCTACAGCTACTCCTACATCTGGGACTACCACACCAACAGCCGTGTCCACTGAGACTATCTTCGAACCTTTGTCCACTCAGTCCACTGACTCCATCACCACAACAG GTGGAAATACTGTTGATGGAGGAAATGGAGTTGGAGAAG ACGACACTGCAGTCATCGCTGTGATGGTGGCTTTATCTTCCCTGCTGGTCATAgtcttcatcatcatcgtccTCTACATGCTCAG GTTTAAGAAATACAAGCAGGCAGGAAGCCACTCCAACTCCTTCAGACTGACCAATGGCAGGACGGACGACACAG AGCTTCAAAGTGTGCCACTATTGGCCCGCTCCCCAAGCACTAACCGGAAGTACCCGCCTCTTCCTGTGGACAAGCTGGAGGAGGAAATGAACCGCCGTATGGCTGACGACAATAAACTCTTCCGGGAGGAATTCAAT GCTCTGCCAGTGTGCCCCATCCAAGCTTCCTGTGACGCTGCCTCCAAGGAGGAGAACAAGGAGAAGAACCGTTATGTCAACATCCTGCCTT acGATCACTCCAGGGTGCACCTCTCGTCTCTGGAGGGTGTTCCAGATTCAGATTACATCAACGCCTCCTATATTAAT GGCTATCAAGAGAAGAACAAATTCATAGCTGCCCAAG gGCCAAAGGAGGAAACTGTGAATGACTTCTGGAGAATGATCTGGGAGCAGAACACTGCCACCATTGTGATGGTAACCAACCTGAAGGAGAGGAAAGAG TGCAAATGTGCACAGTACTGGCCGGACCAGGGATGCTGGACATACGGGAATATTCGTGTATCCGTGGAGGACGTGATGGTGCTGGTTGACTACACTATCCGCAAATTCTGCATTCAGCAG GTGGGCGATGTATCAGGGAAGAAGCCCCAGAGGTTGGTCACTCAGTTCCATTTCACCAGCTGGCCCGACTTTGGCGTCCCTTTCACGCCTATTGGGATGCTTAAGTTTTTGAAAAAGGTGAAGACGTGTAACCCGCAGTATGCCGGACCCATAGTGGTGCACTGCAG tGCGGGTGTGGGCAGGACGGGCACCTTCATTGTTATTGATGCTATGTTGGACATGATGGGTGCTGAGAGGAAGGTGGATGTGTTTGGCTTTGTGACACGGATCAGGGCTCAACGCTGCCAGATGGTCCAGACAGAT ATGCAGTACGTTTTCATTTTCCAGGCGTTGTTGGAGCACTATCTGTATGGAGACACAGAGCTGGAGGTGACTTCTCTGGAGTCTCACCTGGCCAAGCTCTACGCACCCTTACCTGGAGCTGGTTGTGGGGGCCTGGAAGCTGAGTTCAAG AAACTTACCTCTATAAAGATCCAGAACGATAAGATGAGAACAGGGAACCTTCCTGCGAACATGAAGAAGAACCGAGTGCTGCAGATCATTCcat atgagTTTAACAGAGTAATCATCCCAGTGAAACGTGGAGAAGAGAACACAGACTATATCAACGCCTCCTTTATCGAC GGCTACAGACAGAAGGACTCGTATATGGCGTGTCAAGGACCTCTCCAGCACACTATTGAGGACTTCTGGAGGATGATCTGGGAGTGGAGGAGCTGCTCCATTGTTATGCTGACGGAGCTAGAGGAGAGAGGACAG GAGAAGTGCGCTCAGTATTGGTCCAGTGATGGGGTGATGGTGTGTGGGGACATGTCAATTGAGttgaagagagaggaggagtgTGAGAGCTACACTGTGAGAGATCTTTTTGTGACTAACAACAGA GAGAACAAGACACGGGCGGTTCGTCAGTTCCATTTTCACGGCTGGCCAGAGGTAGGCATCCCTACAGACGGCAAAGGGATGATCAACATCATCGCTGCGGTCCAGAAGCAGCAGCAACAGTCTGGAAACCATCCAATCACTGTGCACTGCAG cgCGGGGGCAGGTCGCACAGGGACGTTTTGTGCTCTGAGTACAGTTCTGGAGCGGGTTAAAGCGGAGGGCATTCTGGACGTCTTTCAGACAGTGAAGAGTCTCCGACTGCAGAGACCCCATATGGTGCAGACACTG GAGCAGTATGAATTCTGCTACAAAGTGGTCCAGGAATACATCGATGCCTTCTCTGACTACGCCAACTTCAAGTAG
- the gnrh2 gene encoding progonadoliberin-2: MVCVCRLVLVVSLVLCLGVHLSVSQHWSHGWYPGGKREIDSYSSSEMSGEIKLCEAGECSYLRPLRTNVLKSILLDALMRELQKRK, from the exons atggtgtgtgtgtgcagattgGTGCTGGTGGTCTCTCTGGTGCTGTGTTTGGGGGTGCATTTGTCAGTCTCTCAGCACTGGTCTCATGGCTGGTATCccggaggaaagagagagatcgACTCCTACAGCTCCTCAGAG ATGTCAGGGGAGATTAAACTGTGTGAAGCAGGAGAATGCAGCTATCTGAGACCCCTGAGGACCAACGTCCTGAAGAGCATCCTG CTGGATGCCCTGATGAGGGAACTTCAAAAAAGGAAGTGA